One stretch of Dokdonia sp. Hel_I_53 DNA includes these proteins:
- a CDS encoding glycosyltransferase, translated as MNYKFLIYISYSYSIPIGKPLEKEILSRDYEVRWFADESEGKSKLFNDPLLLNTIQSVVAYSPHIVLTATNVVPDFLKGLKVQIFHGFPAYKRPSKKIKSTDFKMRGFFDLYCTQGPSSTIEFQKLADYHKYFEVVETGWSKVDPLFPITDKKAAQIPMILICSTFTERLSLAHDDKMFETIERLSNYGTYKFMVTLHPKMNVDIIDKWKTLENKNLTYYDTTNLIPLFKKADIMLADTTSAIQEFLLQKRPVIAYKHTLNHDYLIQIDNVNELEIALDKALHPSKELLVNISKFANFTHPYKDGKSSARVINTSIDMLHRDKNYLKKKPLNLIRKFKIRKKTGFYSHKSYNKSYTINNREIKLTAIIPTGNEKRNIEAVIDSVSFADEVLVVDSYSSDGTYEIALQKADKVIKREYENSASQKNWAIPQASNEWILLVDADERVTPELQAEIEEVLSCSADNDMVAYWIFRKNHFMGKHVRFSGWQNDKVIRLFRRDKCRYENKMVHAEIIAEGKVGYLKNRLYHDTYTTIDNHIAKLNRYANWQAIDYDSFTGKLSIYHFFMKPLWSFFKHYIIQMGFLDGVVGFVISSLQAYSVFMRYTKLWLHRRDLK; from the coding sequence ATGAATTACAAATTCCTGATTTATATATCTTATAGCTACTCTATTCCCATTGGAAAGCCTTTAGAGAAAGAAATTTTAAGTAGAGATTATGAGGTAAGATGGTTTGCAGATGAAAGTGAAGGGAAATCAAAATTATTTAATGACCCCTTACTCTTAAATACTATACAATCTGTAGTAGCTTACTCACCACATATCGTTCTAACCGCTACAAATGTTGTTCCTGATTTTCTAAAAGGATTAAAGGTTCAAATTTTTCACGGCTTTCCTGCTTACAAGAGACCTTCAAAAAAAATTAAAAGTACTGACTTTAAAATGAGAGGTTTCTTTGACCTATATTGTACTCAAGGCCCATCAAGCACCATTGAATTTCAGAAATTAGCAGATTACCATAAATACTTTGAAGTGGTCGAGACTGGATGGTCTAAAGTTGATCCACTTTTTCCAATTACTGATAAAAAAGCAGCTCAAATCCCAATGATTTTGATTTGCTCAACCTTCACTGAAAGATTAAGTCTCGCTCATGATGATAAAATGTTTGAAACAATCGAAAGACTTTCAAATTATGGAACCTACAAATTTATGGTAACACTACATCCTAAAATGAATGTAGATATTATCGATAAATGGAAAACACTCGAAAATAAAAATTTAACTTACTATGATACAACTAATTTAATACCCCTATTCAAGAAAGCAGATATAATGCTGGCAGACACTACCTCTGCCATTCAAGAATTTTTATTGCAAAAGCGCCCAGTCATAGCGTACAAACACACCTTAAATCACGATTATCTTATACAAATAGATAACGTTAATGAACTGGAAATTGCATTAGATAAAGCCCTCCATCCTTCAAAAGAATTATTAGTAAACATTAGCAAGTTTGCAAACTTTACGCATCCTTACAAGGACGGCAAGTCTAGTGCAAGAGTAATCAATACAAGTATTGACATGCTGCATAGAGATAAAAATTATTTAAAAAAGAAACCTTTAAATTTAATTCGGAAATTCAAGATTCGAAAAAAAACAGGATTTTATAGCCATAAAAGTTATAACAAATCATACACAATAAACAATCGAGAGATCAAACTTACGGCCATCATTCCCACAGGTAATGAAAAAAGAAATATTGAAGCCGTAATCGATTCTGTCTCATTTGCCGACGAGGTTTTAGTAGTAGATAGCTATAGCTCTGACGGAACCTATGAAATTGCATTACAAAAAGCTGATAAGGTTATAAAAAGGGAATATGAAAATTCCGCATCACAAAAAAATTGGGCTATTCCTCAAGCATCGAATGAATGGATACTTCTAGTCGATGCAGATGAAAGAGTCACGCCAGAACTTCAAGCAGAAATTGAAGAGGTTTTAAGCTGTTCTGCTGATAATGATATGGTAGCTTATTGGATTTTCAGAAAGAACCACTTCATGGGGAAGCACGTCCGTTTTAGCGGATGGCAAAATGATAAGGTAATCCGTCTTTTTCGTAGGGACAAATGTCGTTACGAAAATAAAATGGTGCATGCAGAAATTATTGCTGAAGGTAAAGTTGGCTACTTAAAAAATCGACTTTATCACGATACCTACACCACTATTGATAACCACATTGCTAAATTAAATAGGTATGCAAATTGGCAAGCAATAGATTATGATAGTTTTACTGGCAAACTCTCGATCTATCATTTTTTTATGAAGCCATTATGGAGCTTTTTCAAACATTATATCATCCAAATGGGATTTCTTGATGGCGTAGTCGGTTTTGTTATAAGTTCATTACAAGCTTATTCCGTTTTTATGAGATATACAAAATTATGGTTACATCGCCGCGATCTCAAATGA
- a CDS encoding FG-GAP repeat domain-containing protein, whose amino-acid sequence MKLLKLTFFVSTLAIFSCSKENLSEEEFNSAELRLPIGDSTPLIPQPIEIYDDYYDQEVDYVRTVSDIDGDGKNDIVGFGREDVLASLSDGMKFGSDRVWYAGYTDGWNNEDHVRVVKDVNGDGKSDIVGFGRKDVLVSLSNGNSFGTATVWNTGFAEGWRNQDHQQDYIRTIADVNGDGKSDIIGFGRENVLVSLSDGYRFGVPRVWNSGFIDGWNNEDHVRVVADVNGDGKADIVGFGNNSVLVSLSDGTRFGTPRTWTSGFTSGWRDQDHQQDYIRTIADVNGDGKSDIIGFGRENVLVALSDGYRFGAPRVWNSGFVTNWNNEDHVRIVSDVNGDGRADIIGFGNKDVLVSLSNGSSFGTARKWNSGFTEGWRP is encoded by the coding sequence ATGAAATTACTAAAATTAACCTTTTTTGTTTCCACTCTAGCTATTTTTTCGTGCTCGAAGGAAAATCTATCAGAAGAAGAATTTAATAGTGCTGAACTTAGATTGCCTATTGGAGATTCTACTCCATTAATACCTCAACCAATAGAAATTTACGATGATTACTATGACCAAGAGGTGGATTATGTACGAACTGTTTCAGATATTGATGGAGATGGAAAAAATGACATAGTAGGCTTTGGAAGAGAAGATGTATTAGCGTCACTTTCAGATGGTATGAAATTTGGAAGTGATCGAGTATGGTATGCCGGATATACTGATGGCTGGAATAATGAAGATCATGTAAGAGTTGTAAAAGATGTTAACGGAGATGGAAAATCAGATATAGTAGGTTTTGGAAGAAAAGATGTCCTTGTCTCACTTTCAAATGGTAATAGTTTTGGAACAGCTACCGTTTGGAATACTGGATTTGCTGAAGGATGGCGTAATCAAGATCATCAGCAGGATTATATAAGAACCATCGCTGATGTTAATGGAGATGGCAAATCGGACATAATAGGGTTTGGAAGAGAGAATGTACTAGTGTCACTTTCTGATGGGTACAGGTTTGGAGTACCAAGAGTATGGAATAGTGGATTTATAGATGGTTGGAACAATGAAGATCATGTTAGAGTAGTTGCAGATGTTAACGGTGATGGTAAAGCTGATATAGTCGGATTTGGAAATAATAGTGTTTTAGTCTCTCTTTCGGACGGTACTAGATTTGGAACGCCAAGAACTTGGACCAGTGGATTTACTAGTGGATGGAGAGATCAAGATCATCAGCAAGATTATATAAGAACAATCGCTGACGTTAACGGAGATGGAAAATCGGATATAATAGGATTTGGGAGAGAGAATGTATTAGTTGCATTATCTGATGGCTACAGATTTGGAGCACCAAGAGTATGGAATAGTGGATTTGTGACTAACTGGAACAATGAAGATCATGTTAGGATAGTCTCAGATGTTAATGGCGATGGAAGGGCAGATATTATTGGGTTTGGAAATAAGGATGTGTTAGTATCATTATCTAACGGAAGTAGTTTTGGTACAGCTAGAAAATGGAATAGTGGATTCACCGAAGGATGGAGGCCATAA